In one Anoplolepis gracilipes unplaced genomic scaffold, ASM4749672v1 Contig21, whole genome shotgun sequence genomic region, the following are encoded:
- the LOC140675837 gene encoding BET1 homolog, whose product MIKIANNMRRSHSGGYGYESLPSTSAYNAVEDDNERMTEELKDKIHALKSLSIDIGTEVKYQDKMLRSMDDDFERTSGSLTGSVARVLRLAKAGHNYYILYLFLFSIAVFFILWIVLKFK is encoded by the exons ATGATTAAGATTGCTAACAATATGCGACGTTCTCATTCGG gagGTTATGGCTATGAATCATTACCAAGTACATCTGCTTACAATGCCGTGGAGGACGACAATGAAAGAATGACGGAAgagttaaaagataaaattcatGCTTTAAAATCTTTGTCTATCGACATTGGTACTGAAGTAAAATATCAAGACAAAATGTTGAGAAGCATG gATGATGATTTTGAAAGGACGAGTGGTTCCTTAACAGGTTCTGTAGCACGTGTTTTACGTCTAGCAAAAGCGGGCCATAATTACTACATcctatatttgtttcttttttctatagcagtatttttcatattgtggatagttttaaaatttaaatga